In one Ralstonia pickettii genomic region, the following are encoded:
- a CDS encoding collagen-like triple helix repeat-containing protein produces MTHIRHSIRVAPLACAVAALMLAACSSGGSGSGSSPNPSPNDTTGVTPIGKVANGGGNTVVATGQAVSSLGSTLQNANIPGLSDQAKAGLGGTVGNAGKAVSDLGLGVQTGLGKMGQNPNPIGTTVASTGNVVTDLGQATVSAGSLVQGLGQGSGAPLAPITQPVGGGVQQVGQALIGGGTLLGSALSSGAVQQVTQQLSTAIVPVTTQISGATQMVGDSTGLGGALNNLLGTVGGGVAGAGNTITGTGVPVVSNLGPVVTSLGATVAAVGGVATTGGSAGGNPLGGLLGGVGGSTSGSNPLAPLTGLLGGAGGSNPLAPVTGALGGAAGGSNPLAPVTGLLGGVTSAASGASGGNPLAPVTNLLGGIGSPVH; encoded by the coding sequence ATGACTCACATTCGACACTCCATTCGCGTTGCGCCGTTGGCCTGCGCAGTTGCCGCACTCATGCTGGCGGCTTGTTCTTCGGGAGGCTCCGGCTCGGGCAGTTCGCCCAATCCGAGCCCAAACGACACGACGGGCGTAACGCCCATCGGCAAGGTTGCAAACGGCGGCGGCAACACCGTTGTGGCGACCGGCCAGGCAGTTAGCAGCCTTGGCTCGACGCTTCAGAACGCAAACATTCCGGGCTTGTCGGATCAGGCCAAGGCTGGGCTGGGCGGCACGGTCGGCAACGCCGGCAAGGCTGTCAGCGATCTCGGTCTGGGCGTCCAGACCGGGCTTGGCAAGATGGGCCAGAACCCCAACCCGATCGGCACGACGGTGGCCAGCACGGGCAATGTCGTGACGGATCTGGGCCAAGCCACGGTGAGCGCCGGCTCGCTGGTGCAGGGCCTCGGCCAGGGCTCGGGCGCACCGCTCGCGCCGATCACCCAACCTGTGGGCGGTGGCGTTCAGCAAGTCGGCCAGGCTTTGATTGGCGGTGGCACCCTCCTGGGTAGCGCGTTGTCTTCGGGCGCGGTCCAGCAGGTGACGCAGCAACTGAGTACGGCGATCGTGCCCGTTACCACGCAGATTAGCGGCGCCACCCAGATGGTCGGTGATTCGACAGGTCTGGGCGGAGCCCTGAACAACCTGTTAGGGACCGTTGGCGGTGGCGTCGCCGGCGCCGGAAACACCATCACCGGGACGGGCGTGCCAGTGGTCTCGAACCTGGGCCCGGTAGTCACTTCGCTTGGTGCCACGGTCGCGGCAGTCGGCGGCGTCGCCACCACTGGCGGTTCCGCCGGCGGCAACCCTCTGGGCGGTCTGCTCGGTGGGGTGGGCGGCAGCACCAGCGGCTCGAACCCGCTGGCGCCGTTGACAGGCCTGCTGGGCGGCGCTGGTGGCTCCAACCCCCTGGCCCCGGTCACCGGCGCGCTGGGCGGCGCGGCCGGCGGCAGCAACCCGCTGGCGCCTGTCACCGGACTTTTGGGCGGCGTGACGAGCGCTGCCAGTGGAGCATCGGGCGGCAACCCGCTGGCTCCCGTTACCAACTTGCTGGGCGGCATTGGCAGCCCGGTGCACTGA
- a CDS encoding Flp family type IVb pilin, translating to MKNAILKFLRDEQGATAVEYGMIAGLIAAAITVIVGKLGTQLNTVFTNICTAVKGGTAC from the coding sequence ATGAAAAACGCCATTCTGAAGTTCCTTCGCGACGAACAAGGTGCCACTGCCGTTGAGTACGGCATGATCGCTGGTCTGATCGCAGCGGCGATCACGGTCATCGTGGGCAAGCTGGGTACGCAGCTCAACACCGTCTTCACCAACATCTGTACGGCCGTCAAGGGCGGGACTGCCTGCTAG
- a CDS encoding A24 family peptidase, which produces MPNWLVVAGVMLSIALIKFGGVQDLAYDWQDFWLGGAIAFACFLPLYALGWMGAGDVKFFTVVGLLAGWHGLVAVWLVSSMISGLHALGIMMLRQLDASSPSAWIVMRVCPAVARWDTAQAGRRGIPYAAYMAIGLLSLPWVPPVMRMPWLPGM; this is translated from the coding sequence GTGCCGAATTGGCTCGTCGTCGCGGGGGTCATGTTGTCCATCGCTCTGATCAAGTTCGGTGGAGTGCAGGACCTTGCCTATGACTGGCAGGATTTCTGGCTCGGCGGAGCGATCGCGTTTGCCTGCTTTCTGCCGCTGTACGCCCTCGGCTGGATGGGCGCCGGCGACGTGAAGTTTTTCACGGTCGTCGGCCTCCTGGCAGGCTGGCATGGCCTCGTGGCCGTATGGCTTGTCTCGAGCATGATCTCCGGCCTGCACGCGCTCGGCATCATGATGCTGCGCCAGCTTGACGCATCTTCTCCATCGGCATGGATCGTGATGCGCGTGTGCCCGGCTGTCGCACGCTGGGATACCGCTCAGGCAGGGCGTCGAGGCATTCCGTACGCCGCCTACATGGCAATTGGTCTGCTGAGCCTGCCATGGGTGCCTCCAGTAATGCGCATGCCGTGGCTGCCGGGCATGTAG
- a CDS encoding TadE/TadG family type IV pilus assembly protein — MPTLQREREGARMHPEVRTHAVRRPRRHGGRGAASVEFAIVVPVLLVLMLGIVYYGVILAMQQALTLAAEEGARAALRYQPSNTQRVAAAYAAVTSVLPTFLTGRVQTNQSSTPLVNCQNVAGMQCLSVVLTLPVTSGNNPLLPSIPLLPAPATLTGSAVVQLVPGS; from the coding sequence ATGCCGACATTGCAACGGGAACGGGAAGGTGCTCGCATGCACCCGGAAGTCCGCACGCATGCTGTCCGCCGCCCCCGGCGGCACGGCGGCCGCGGCGCAGCTTCAGTCGAATTCGCCATCGTCGTGCCGGTGCTGCTGGTGCTCATGCTTGGCATCGTGTACTACGGCGTGATCCTCGCCATGCAGCAGGCGCTGACCCTGGCGGCGGAAGAGGGCGCACGCGCGGCGCTCCGCTATCAGCCTTCCAACACACAGCGTGTGGCAGCCGCCTATGCGGCCGTGACGTCAGTACTCCCCACCTTCCTGACCGGGCGGGTCCAGACCAATCAGAGCAGCACCCCGCTGGTGAATTGCCAGAACGTGGCGGGCATGCAATGCCTGAGCGTGGTCCTGACATTGCCCGTGACCTCCGGCAACAACCCGCTGCTGCCCTCGATACCGCTGTTGCCCGCACCGGCTACGTTGACGGGCTCTGCCGTCGTGCAGCTTGTGCCCGGCTCCTGA
- the cpaB gene encoding Flp pilus assembly protein CpaB: protein MTSKHLQIFAAALLLLAAILGAVAWKSAHRPPAPVAEQKDGKAVYPVVVTTKPLEAGKPITADQVAIEQLPINPAEAFSDVTKVVGREPILPVGVGVPLIASQLSSGLAQQVEAGQRAVAINVDEVIGVGNRVMPGDYVDVFLVMRKDGQEIEDSQARLLLPHLRVLAFGPLAVNEGPQKQPESNNVTRKVDQAKTAVLAVPVEAVSQLVMAHQSGRLLLALRNPGDDAEPTVKPQDAALLAAANRNPMDVAQAGVSMASLTGSARRLVVVPPPLPAIAAARTTVRSSTASTGVEIIRAGKREEQHD from the coding sequence ATGACCAGCAAACACCTTCAGATCTTCGCCGCCGCGCTATTGCTGCTTGCCGCCATTCTTGGCGCCGTGGCGTGGAAGTCGGCGCATCGCCCACCGGCGCCCGTGGCCGAGCAGAAAGATGGCAAAGCGGTCTATCCCGTGGTCGTGACCACGAAACCGCTGGAGGCGGGCAAGCCCATCACCGCAGACCAGGTGGCCATCGAGCAACTGCCCATCAATCCGGCCGAAGCGTTTTCCGACGTCACGAAGGTCGTCGGGCGTGAACCCATTCTGCCGGTCGGCGTGGGTGTGCCGCTGATTGCGTCGCAACTTTCCTCCGGATTGGCACAGCAGGTCGAGGCCGGCCAGCGCGCGGTTGCCATCAACGTGGACGAGGTGATCGGCGTGGGCAATCGCGTCATGCCGGGCGATTACGTCGATGTGTTTCTCGTGATGCGTAAGGACGGTCAGGAGATCGAAGACAGCCAGGCGCGCCTGCTGCTGCCGCACCTGCGCGTGCTGGCGTTCGGCCCGCTGGCGGTCAACGAAGGGCCGCAGAAGCAGCCGGAGAGCAACAACGTCACACGCAAGGTCGATCAAGCCAAGACGGCCGTGCTGGCCGTGCCGGTGGAGGCTGTCAGCCAACTGGTAATGGCACACCAGAGCGGTCGTCTGCTGCTGGCGCTGCGCAACCCAGGCGACGACGCCGAACCGACCGTCAAACCGCAGGATGCCGCATTGCTGGCAGCCGCCAATCGCAACCCGATGGACGTTGCACAAGCCGGCGTGTCGATGGCCAGCCTGACGGGTTCGGCGCGCAGGCTGGTCGTTGTGCCGCCGCCGCTGCCGGCCATTGCCGCGGCCCGCACGACGGTGCGCAGCAGTACCGCCAGCACTGGTGTCGAGATCATCCGCGCAGGAAAACGTGAGGAGCAACATGACTGA
- a CDS encoding type II and III secretion system protein family protein, with the protein MTDAAMVRGWMGGLALGCAAFVSSAFAETAPTGQTLHLLTGSQREIRLGKPLERIAIGNPEIADALLLKGRGTATSVLIIAKKPGAANVMVWTQGGVATTYNVQVDAAAPVPGDPAVVAQGDTAVVSGQPKDVYALARARRSAAAASGAEKPKDGNVIDTTSMNVPGTVQVDVRVVEFSKTVLKEAGFTFGRTRGGFDFRTFAPSSLSKVTFGSNGLSTESTMPIGSAFNLLVSSVSKGLFADLSLLESNGMARVLAEPSLVALSGQSANFLAGGEIPIPVPQALGTTTIEYKPFGIGLTVSPTILSENRIALKVAPEASDLDFSRGVTLNGATVPAIVTRRADTTVELGDGESFVIGGLVSRSTLSNVDKVPFLGDVPVIGTFFKRLNYNQEERELVIIVTPHLVKPMARNAPIDKMLPGQSSGRDRDTAGDPVWRPFALGVADPAAMPGFSK; encoded by the coding sequence ATGACTGATGCCGCCATGGTTCGCGGTTGGATGGGCGGACTCGCGTTGGGCTGCGCCGCCTTCGTGTCGAGCGCATTTGCCGAGACGGCACCGACCGGCCAGACGCTTCATCTGCTGACGGGAAGCCAGCGCGAGATTCGCCTGGGCAAACCGCTCGAACGCATTGCCATCGGCAACCCCGAGATTGCCGATGCCCTGTTGCTCAAGGGGCGAGGTACGGCCACGAGCGTTTTGATCATCGCCAAGAAGCCGGGTGCGGCCAACGTGATGGTCTGGACGCAAGGCGGCGTTGCGACGACTTACAACGTGCAGGTGGACGCCGCGGCGCCTGTGCCGGGTGACCCGGCAGTGGTTGCACAGGGCGATACGGCGGTTGTTTCAGGTCAGCCCAAGGATGTTTACGCACTGGCCCGTGCGCGCCGTTCGGCCGCTGCAGCCAGCGGCGCAGAAAAACCTAAAGATGGCAACGTCATCGACACCACCTCGATGAACGTGCCAGGTACGGTGCAAGTCGACGTGCGGGTAGTGGAGTTCAGCAAGACGGTGCTCAAGGAGGCCGGGTTCACGTTTGGTCGTACGCGCGGCGGTTTCGATTTCCGGACATTTGCGCCGTCGTCGCTCTCCAAGGTCACGTTTGGCTCCAACGGTTTGTCTACCGAATCCACCATGCCGATCGGTTCGGCGTTCAACCTGCTGGTCTCCTCGGTCAGCAAGGGCCTCTTTGCCGACCTCAGTTTGCTGGAATCAAACGGCATGGCGCGTGTGCTGGCCGAGCCAAGCCTGGTTGCCCTGTCAGGCCAGAGCGCCAATTTCCTGGCCGGTGGCGAGATTCCGATTCCAGTGCCCCAAGCGCTGGGTACCACGACTATCGAATACAAGCCGTTCGGCATCGGGCTGACGGTGTCGCCCACCATTCTCTCGGAGAACCGCATCGCGCTGAAGGTGGCGCCTGAAGCGAGCGATCTGGATTTCAGCCGAGGCGTGACGCTCAACGGTGCGACGGTGCCGGCCATCGTCACGCGCCGTGCCGATACAACAGTTGAACTTGGCGATGGCGAGAGCTTTGTCATCGGCGGGCTGGTCAGCCGGTCCACGCTGTCCAACGTCGACAAGGTGCCGTTCCTGGGTGACGTGCCGGTTATCGGGACGTTCTTCAAGCGCCTGAACTACAACCAGGAAGAGCGGGAACTGGTGATCATCGTCACGCCGCATCTGGTCAAGCCGATGGCACGCAATGCGCCGATCGACAAGATGCTGCCGGGACAGAGTAGCGGGCGGGATCGCGATACCGCGGGCGATCCCGTGTGGCGGCCGTTCGCGCTGGGGGTGGCAGATCCGGCCGCCATGCCTGGGTTCTCGAAGTAA
- a CDS encoding AAA family ATPase, which yields MDYFLLHGGARGGKQGDAQSAGVHRWLAAAIRELGVLVAETTGHDAFIEQIGAVNPEVVFVRFASSPTLIDVPDQDQKLGEGADAINEAMQLVAQLARLFPGLPLVAVGSAADGRAMLAALRAGVKDFVDVDGAPAEAVRVVRRLLAERASAEPTRRGRVLAVLGARPGVGATTLATNLATLVRRTSASDVMLLDLGQPLRDGALYLNVQANFHFVEAVRNLRRFDQVFVQTALSRHPNGLAVLPLPISLADMRDISFSEALGLLNRLRTFFDLQVVDLGGFGNIDFIAQIIKAADDVMLVTEQSVGAIVSAAELMQELKKREIDRDHLHLTISKFDARLSLDAAQIAERLEIPSVLTVPNRREALVIASNQGAMLAETHPTDAYVRALARIAQTLGYAQQSAHASALSSWVSGVSARLGGRFGGRSKRKSADATELDIGTTERNAT from the coding sequence ATGGACTATTTCCTTCTGCACGGCGGCGCACGTGGCGGTAAGCAAGGCGACGCACAGTCGGCAGGCGTACACCGCTGGCTGGCCGCGGCAATTCGCGAGTTGGGCGTGCTGGTGGCCGAAACCACTGGCCACGACGCGTTCATCGAGCAGATTGGCGCAGTGAACCCCGAGGTGGTGTTCGTGCGCTTTGCCTCGTCTCCCACACTGATCGACGTGCCAGATCAGGACCAGAAGCTGGGCGAGGGCGCCGACGCGATCAACGAGGCGATGCAACTGGTCGCGCAACTTGCGCGTCTGTTTCCGGGCTTGCCGCTGGTGGCCGTCGGTTCCGCAGCCGATGGCCGCGCGATGCTGGCGGCCTTGCGCGCCGGGGTCAAGGATTTCGTTGACGTGGATGGGGCGCCGGCCGAGGCCGTGCGCGTTGTCCGCCGTTTGTTGGCGGAGCGCGCATCGGCCGAGCCGACCCGCCGTGGCCGCGTGCTGGCCGTGTTGGGCGCACGCCCAGGCGTGGGCGCCACCACGTTGGCCACCAATCTGGCCACGCTCGTTCGCCGCACATCGGCCAGTGATGTGATGCTGCTCGACCTGGGGCAGCCGCTGCGTGACGGCGCGCTCTACCTGAACGTGCAGGCCAATTTCCATTTCGTCGAGGCGGTGCGCAATCTGCGCCGCTTCGACCAGGTGTTCGTGCAGACCGCGCTATCGCGTCATCCGAATGGGCTTGCCGTCCTGCCGCTGCCGATCTCGCTGGCCGATATGCGCGACATTTCGTTCTCCGAAGCGCTTGGCCTGCTCAATCGGCTGCGCACGTTCTTCGACCTGCAGGTCGTCGACCTGGGCGGCTTCGGCAACATCGACTTCATTGCGCAGATCATCAAGGCCGCCGACGACGTCATGCTGGTGACCGAGCAGAGCGTGGGCGCCATTGTCTCGGCCGCCGAGCTGATGCAGGAACTCAAGAAGCGCGAGATTGACCGGGACCACCTGCACCTGACCATTTCGAAGTTCGACGCACGCCTGTCGCTGGACGCGGCACAGATCGCGGAGCGATTGGAGATCCCCTCGGTGCTGACGGTGCCGAACCGCCGTGAAGCCCTGGTCATCGCTTCCAACCAGGGCGCGATGCTCGCGGAAACGCACCCCACCGATGCCTATGTGCGCGCGCTTGCCCGGATTGCCCAGACACTCGGCTATGCCCAGCAGAGCGCGCACGCGTCTGCGTTGTCGAGCTGGGTGTCTGGCGTGAGTGCTCGATTGGGCGGACGCTTTGGCGGACGCTCCAAACGCAAGTCGGCAGACGCCACTGAACTGGATATCGGTACTACCGAACGGAACGCGACATGA
- a CDS encoding CpaF family protein produces the protein MTQPIEFSNQADAGNGVFAVSQAFQDIKEAAHEHLLTRIEELGAEFGRWSRTAIQRFVDLEVEGFTRMRRIPVNETEIRQIAEALTKELAGFGPIEDLLADPAVEDILVNGHLDVYVSRHGILERIPVRFADNNHLLRIVRRILAPIGRRLDESNPMVDARLPDGGRINVVIPPLALEGPVVSIRKFRKDPLKPEDLLGLGTMSEEIGALIDSAVRARCNILVSGGTSSGKTSLLNAMAYHIPTTERVITIEDTAELSLNHPHVVRLESRPGGFEGTGVVTIRELLRNSLRMRPDRIIVGEVRGGEVLEMLQAMSTGHDGSMGTIHASSPRECLYRLEMLAGFAGFQGSEVSLRRQITNAIDFIVQIGRLSNGKRRILSITEVTGLGDNIISTQELYRYEPYIGPDGEEVDRWTALGLQPHSPKLARMRNSEGGGMDGGMTGFGGGGRFHV, from the coding sequence ATGACACAGCCCATCGAGTTCTCCAACCAGGCGGATGCCGGCAACGGCGTGTTTGCCGTTTCGCAGGCTTTCCAGGACATCAAGGAAGCCGCCCACGAACACCTGCTGACACGCATCGAAGAACTTGGCGCCGAGTTCGGCCGTTGGTCGCGCACGGCCATCCAGCGTTTTGTCGATCTGGAAGTGGAAGGCTTCACGCGCATGCGCCGCATCCCCGTCAATGAGACGGAGATCCGGCAGATTGCCGAGGCGCTGACAAAGGAGCTTGCCGGCTTCGGCCCCATCGAAGACCTGCTGGCCGATCCGGCGGTGGAAGACATTCTCGTCAACGGCCATCTGGACGTTTATGTGTCGCGGCACGGCATTCTGGAACGCATTCCGGTGCGCTTTGCCGATAACAACCACCTGCTGCGTATCGTGCGCCGCATCCTCGCACCGATCGGGCGCCGGCTGGATGAGTCGAACCCGATGGTCGATGCACGCCTGCCCGACGGCGGCCGCATCAACGTGGTGATTCCGCCGCTGGCGCTGGAAGGGCCGGTCGTGTCGATCCGCAAGTTCCGGAAAGACCCGCTCAAGCCTGAAGACCTGCTTGGCCTGGGCACGATGAGCGAAGAGATCGGGGCGCTGATCGATTCTGCTGTGCGCGCGCGCTGCAACATCCTGGTAAGCGGTGGCACCAGCTCGGGCAAGACGTCGCTGCTCAACGCAATGGCGTATCACATACCGACGACCGAGCGCGTGATCACCATTGAAGACACGGCAGAGCTGTCGCTCAATCACCCGCACGTGGTGCGTCTGGAAAGCCGGCCGGGCGGCTTCGAGGGCACGGGCGTCGTTACGATCCGAGAGCTGCTGCGCAACAGCCTGCGCATGCGGCCGGATCGCATCATCGTGGGCGAAGTGCGTGGCGGTGAAGTGCTGGAAATGCTGCAAGCCATGAGCACCGGCCACGATGGCTCGATGGGCACCATCCACGCCAGCAGTCCGCGCGAATGCCTCTATCGGCTCGAGATGCTGGCCGGTTTTGCCGGCTTCCAGGGCAGTGAGGTGAGCCTGCGCCGGCAGATCACCAACGCCATTGATTTCATCGTGCAGATCGGGCGGCTATCCAACGGCAAGCGCCGCATCCTGTCGATCACGGAAGTCACGGGGCTGGGGGACAACATCATCTCGACGCAGGAGCTGTACCGCTACGAGCCCTACATCGGCCCAGACGGCGAAGAGGTCGACCGCTGGACGGCGCTTGGCCTGCAGCCGCATTCGCCCAAGCTGGCCCGCATGCGCAACAGCGAAGGCGGCGGGATGGATGGCGGCATGACTGGATTTGGCGGCGGAGGCCGGTTCCATGTCTAG
- a CDS encoding type II secretion system F family protein: MSSMTLWFGCLALLLMGASLMLWAEAVRRCEREASRSFVRAQTEQINARYQPNVEPVPASVPDSLNRAWQDALRRAGIEPSRRFYVLLIGPALMIALAVWAMSSALSALTALALYVVIVVFLIWNRTRKINERLLAQLPGFLDGVVRLMSIGSAVPAAFQAASANTEQPLRNCLTAITQMQRAGKDLDAAVLTVGQQYRVNELVLLSSVLRLALRYGGRADIVMERTAAFMRDRQQAQRELFALSAETRLSAWIIGLLPVVVGGVIIMFNAAYIMSMWRDPFGKTLILTAFGMEVLGAVMLARLAKSV; encoded by the coding sequence ATGTCTAGCATGACGCTCTGGTTCGGTTGCCTCGCGCTGCTGCTGATGGGCGCATCGCTCATGCTGTGGGCGGAGGCCGTGCGCCGTTGCGAGCGCGAGGCATCGCGCAGCTTTGTGCGTGCGCAGACCGAGCAGATCAACGCGCGTTATCAACCGAATGTGGAGCCCGTGCCGGCAAGCGTGCCCGACTCGTTGAATCGCGCCTGGCAGGATGCACTGCGCCGCGCGGGCATCGAGCCGAGCCGGCGTTTTTACGTGCTGTTGATTGGCCCAGCGCTGATGATTGCGCTCGCGGTCTGGGCGATGTCGAGCGCTCTTTCGGCCCTGACGGCGCTGGCGCTCTACGTGGTCATCGTCGTATTCCTGATCTGGAACCGGACCCGGAAGATAAACGAACGCCTGCTGGCGCAATTGCCGGGCTTTCTCGATGGCGTGGTGCGGCTGATGAGCATCGGCAGCGCGGTGCCCGCGGCGTTTCAGGCGGCCAGCGCCAACACCGAACAGCCGCTGCGCAACTGCCTGACTGCCATCACGCAGATGCAGCGCGCCGGCAAGGACCTCGACGCCGCGGTGCTGACCGTCGGCCAGCAGTACCGCGTGAACGAATTGGTCCTGCTGTCGTCAGTGCTGCGGCTCGCGCTGCGCTACGGCGGCCGGGCAGACATTGTGATGGAGCGAACGGCTGCATTCATGCGCGACCGGCAGCAAGCCCAGCGCGAGCTGTTTGCGCTGTCGGCGGAGACGCGGTTATCCGCGTGGATCATCGGGCTGCTGCCCGTCGTGGTGGGCGGTGTCATCATCATGTTCAACGCGGCGTACATCATGTCGATGTGGCGCGATCCGTTCGGC